GCAGATATTTTGGAGGTCATTCATTCTTTAGCAAAGGTTCATAACTATTCATTTGAAGATATTGAAAAAGTGAGACGTAACAAGCTTAGTGAACGTGGTGGATTTGAAAAGCGGTATTTTTTAGTGAGTACAACTTCAGCTTTTGAATAAGATTCTAATTTAATACTGGTTGGCACAACAATCTAACTCTATTTCTA
The Bacillus solimangrovi genome window above contains:
- a CDS encoding nucleoside triphosphate pyrophosphohydrolase — encoded protein: MKRHIQKELRNKLTEELEEYLSSSSDCESIEELADILEVIHSLAKVHNYSFEDIEKVRRNKLSERGGFEKRYFLVSTTSAFE